One genomic window of Lytechinus variegatus isolate NC3 chromosome 1, Lvar_3.0, whole genome shotgun sequence includes the following:
- the LOC121418259 gene encoding activator of basal transcription 1-like encodes MMEQDKDGMEPELDDFISEEGADEDLNGDDKPLKVSGGDCSSKKASKPGIVYLSRVPPLMRPQRVKKIFSRYGEIGRVFLQAEDKFNRKTRKKKGGSKSKRFTEGWIEFMDKKIAKSIALTFNNTPIGGRKRSIYYEELWNLKYLHRFQWAHLVERLEYERQVRQQRIRTEISQVKRETDFYMKSVELGDQLVKQEKKTREKGKEWIARVRAHKQRVTQDEFEDTKPRKSGKVSKNTLGKIFKKTSKS; translated from the exons ATGATGGAGCAGGATAAAGATGGAATGGAGCCAGAGCTGGATGACTTCATCTCTGAAGAAGGTGCAGATGAAGACTTGAATGGAGATGATAAACCACTGAAAGTATCTGGAGGCGATTGTTCATCAAAGAAGGCATCTAAACCTGGGATCGTCTACCTGAGCCGAGTACCCCCTCTAATGAGGCCACAGAGAGTCAAGAAGATCTTCTCGCGATACGGTGAAATTGGGCGCGTGTTCTTACAAGCTGAAG aCAAATTTAACCGCAAGACCCGTAAAAAGAAAGGCGGTAGTAAAAGCAAGCGTTTCACCGAAGGCTGGATCGAATTCATGgacaaaaaaattgcaaagaGTATTGCCCTGACATTCAACAACACTCCCATTGGAGGAAGGAAACGGAGCATCTATTATGAGGAGCTGTGGAATCTGAAGTATCTTCATCGCTTCCAGTGGGCACATCTAGTGGAGCGTCTGGAATACGAACGACAGGTGCGTCAGCAGCGAATCCGTACCGAGATCTCCCAGGTCAAACGAGAGACAGACTTTTACATGAAGAGTGTGGAACTCGGTGATCAGTTGGTGAAACAGGAGAAGAAGACAAGAGAGAAAGGCAAGGAGTGGATAGCAAGAGTTCGAGCTCATAAACAGAGGGTTACTCAAGATGAGTTTGAGGACACCAAGCCAAGGAAGTCTGGAAAAGTTTCAAAGAACACTTTGGGAAAGATCTTCAAGAAAACCAGCAAGTCATGA